A genomic window from Calonectris borealis chromosome 26, bCalBor7.hap1.2, whole genome shotgun sequence includes:
- the BAK1 gene encoding bcl-2 homologous antagonist/killer isoform X2, protein MASGNDGDPPRAHGRRGSNGRRLSQELNSDRVAEETEEVFRSYAFYRYQQEREERGEEVPMDPEIVEIQQELGSTGSLVGRRLAIIGDDINERYDAEFRYMLKSLQPTKENAYEYFTRIASSLFESGINWGRVIALLGFGYRMAIHVYQHGIPGFLRRIARYVADFMLRNRIAQWIAQQGGWVAALELDNVYMKYMLVVVALVMVGHLVVRRFFRP, encoded by the exons ATGGCCTCAGGGAACGACGGTGACCCACCGAGGGCCCACGGACGCCGGGGAAGCAATGGGCGCAGGCTGTCACAAGAGCTCAACTCAG ACCGGGTGGCGGAGGAGACGGAGGAGGTGTTTCGGAGCTATGCCTTCTACCGCTACCaacaggagagagaggagagaggggaggaggtgcccaTGGACCCAGAGATCGTGGAGAtccagcaggagctgggcag CACTGGGAGCCTGGTGGGAAGGCGCCTGGCCATCATCGGTGACGACATTAACGAGCGGTACGACGCGGAGTTCCGCTACATGCTGAAATCCTTGCAGCCCACCAAGGAGAACGCCTACGAGTACTTCACCAGAATAGCCTCCAG CTTGTTCGAGAGCGGCATTAACTGGGGCCGGGTGATTGCGCTGCTGGGCTTTGGCTACCGCATGGCCATCCACGTCTACCAGCACGGCATACCGGGTTTCCTCCGCCGGATCGCCCGCTATGTCGCGGATTTTATGCTCCGGAACCGCATCGCTCAGTGGATCGCCCAGCAGGGAGGATGG GTGGCTGCACTCGAGCTGGACAATGTTTACATGAAGTAcatgctggtggtggtggcccTGGTCATGGTGGGGCATTTAGTGGTACGACGCTTCTTCAGGCCCTGA
- the BAK1 gene encoding bcl-2 homologous antagonist/killer isoform X1, giving the protein MASGNDGDPPRAHGRRGSNGRRLSQELNSEDRVAEETEEVFRSYAFYRYQQEREERGEEVPMDPEIVEIQQELGSTGSLVGRRLAIIGDDINERYDAEFRYMLKSLQPTKENAYEYFTRIASSLFESGINWGRVIALLGFGYRMAIHVYQHGIPGFLRRIARYVADFMLRNRIAQWIAQQGGWVAALELDNVYMKYMLVVVALVMVGHLVVRRFFRP; this is encoded by the exons ATGGCCTCAGGGAACGACGGTGACCCACCGAGGGCCCACGGACGCCGGGGAAGCAATGGGCGCAGGCTGTCACAAGAGCTCAACTCAG AAGACCGGGTGGCGGAGGAGACGGAGGAGGTGTTTCGGAGCTATGCCTTCTACCGCTACCaacaggagagagaggagagaggggaggaggtgcccaTGGACCCAGAGATCGTGGAGAtccagcaggagctgggcag CACTGGGAGCCTGGTGGGAAGGCGCCTGGCCATCATCGGTGACGACATTAACGAGCGGTACGACGCGGAGTTCCGCTACATGCTGAAATCCTTGCAGCCCACCAAGGAGAACGCCTACGAGTACTTCACCAGAATAGCCTCCAG CTTGTTCGAGAGCGGCATTAACTGGGGCCGGGTGATTGCGCTGCTGGGCTTTGGCTACCGCATGGCCATCCACGTCTACCAGCACGGCATACCGGGTTTCCTCCGCCGGATCGCCCGCTATGTCGCGGATTTTATGCTCCGGAACCGCATCGCTCAGTGGATCGCCCAGCAGGGAGGATGG GTGGCTGCACTCGAGCTGGACAATGTTTACATGAAGTAcatgctggtggtggtggcccTGGTCATGGTGGGGCATTTAGTGGTACGACGCTTCTTCAGGCCCTGA